The genomic window GACAAGGAGCTAGCTCTCGCTGAAAGGTGAGTCATTAGCTCTTATTTGACGACTATGGCCAGAAAGGAAATAGTAAAGGCCACAAAGTAGCTAGAGATTGATAGGTCTTGCATGCACCTTGCATGCGATAAGGAGATGGGAGTAGGGGCTGAGGATTGATGCGGTTGCTGCAGGGTGATCGATcagcggcggcgcgcggcggTCTCCCGCTGCGCGTTGAAGTAGACGGCGGCGACTGGGAGGCCGAGATCGTTGTCGGCGGCAAAGCGGCGGGTGCTGAAGTAGTCCCTGGACGAGGGCGGGCGCACCGACTGGCGGCTCTTCTGCTTGAACAGCACGAAGACGAACCTGTGGATGCCGATGTAGGGTTTGGGGCTCTCGTACATCGCCAACTCCCTTCCTGCATGGATGTAATTGTGTACTCGATTTTTAGCTACAAGTTTCTTTTGTTCATCTAACCTCTCTCTCCTGAAGTTCATTAAGCGAAAACAGGTTTCAAATCGATGATGAATTGAGGGGCTTACCAAAAGAAGCATCAGTTGTTCCAGGAATGTCGGTGACGATCCTGCAAGAGGTGTCGACCAAAGTTTACTCTTGTCAGCTATATTTTATGCGCAACCATACTATATTTGTGCACCTGGCTCCCTGACTCACTTTTTATGATAATTTGTGCAACAGCAAAGTACTACTTATAATCCTATAGTCAACTAGTCATATGCTTGAACCTTTATGTTTATATTTGGTTCTTTCTTATTACTcttaatgaaaaaacaaatgTTTAGGCTTACCAATGGAGATGCTCTCTCAGGTATGGATCACTAGGCCCTGGCACATCTGGGTCAGTCATGACCTGAAGAACACAACAATAATAATAGACAACATCAGCTTGAAAGCTGAAATTTGTTACAGCACTACGGACGTAAGCTGATGCACTCATCACCTGTCGTAAGCTAAGAGATTAACTGAATCACATCTTAGTTTGTGTGGGATCAACAAGGAAACCAACCAGTGTGAAGCAGGACCTCATGTCGTCGCCCTGAACCTCCACGCGCGGCTTGGACAGAACCGCAGACGGAAAGAACTCATGGCCGTTGAACACCTGCTTGTTGGAGCCGTAGGTAACCGTCGTCTTCACCGTGGGGTTGAAGTTGTCGATGACTTCCCCGATCACCTTGCCGACGACTAGAGGCTCCAACACCCTAGACATGGCTAAGCTTGGAGTACTGAAGAGTGCCTCTAATAATATATGAGATAACTGTCTTGGATTGCGGCTCAGAGTGGGAGATGCGTTCCTCTATTTATAGCCGTCTGGCGGAGCGCTAGCCGGCCGGGCTGGGAGAAATGAAGCGTGAATAATTAACAACAGCATTCTTGTCCCACCATTTTCGCCTGAATCATTGGCTTATTGTCGTAAAACACAGGCACAGAACAAAAAGGTCTTGGAATCCGAGTATTCCCTAAAGGTTCGATAAGGACGTACTTCCTCCGTCTCAAAATATCTATCGTTTTCGCTTCCTGATAAACAACTTTAAtaaaatatatatgaaaaaatattaatatttatgatacaaaattagtatcattgaaaagatctttgaatctattttttaataaatttatttagagatacaaatgttgcacgtatttttctacaaatcgagtcaaatttATGGCACGAAAACCCAAAATGATAGAtgatttgggacagagggagtatgtgcCACCTTTGATTCTCTTTAAGAGGTGGAGCTAAAATaatactccctccggttctctaaagcAAGTTATTTTGGACATCAACACGGTCATTAAGAAACGACTTTGactgtaactttttgctataaaatatttataaaatatagtcaatatatacttttatgaaactacatttcgagatgaatctacttacatcactttcatattttc from Miscanthus floridulus cultivar M001 chromosome 11, ASM1932011v1, whole genome shotgun sequence includes these protein-coding regions:
- the LOC136493863 gene encoding CEN-like protein 1; translated protein: MSRVLEPLVVGKVIGEVIDNFNPTVKTTVTYGSNKQVFNGHEFFPSAVLSKPRVEVQGDDMRSCFTLVMTDPDVPGPSDPYLREHLHWIVTDIPGTTDASFGRELAMYESPKPYIGIHRFVFVLFKQKSRQSVRPPSSRDYFSTRRFAADNDLGLPVAAVYFNAQRETAARRR